The following coding sequences lie in one Streptomyces sp. NBC_00510 genomic window:
- a CDS encoding phosphodiester glycosidase family protein, producing MTRTIGRVRGAAVSAAALITTTTMLFGAGAGQADAVERVRVADGVTIAPGITYQSFSVTASHGTVTGHVVTADLRDRHVSVGLLSPGKVASRAKLSQLAAAQGAVAGVNADFFNIDETQHPGVQATGSAVGPAISDGVALKAAVPNGQRFGPGLPPGTSTRDVIGVGYNHKARLDELTLDGTVRAQKGKRFDLEGLNQYAIPEGGIGAFDSRWGDVSRRRAVCGTDTLRAAACTTDAYEVTVRDGRVVSGSDTIGAGAIEPGTVVLVGREGGAAALRTLRVGERVHVSDKLRSTSGKRLKFAVGGYPVLRDGAPLPGLDDKAVATRTGAAIGDNGRLLHLLVLDGSAEAGAGLTVAELAGVFQAVGAEDGVNLDGGGSSTLVTRDPVSGAPVVRNHPTGGAERAIPEGIGLFSRD from the coding sequence ATGACGAGAACGATCGGTCGGGTCCGCGGGGCAGCCGTTTCCGCGGCGGCGTTGATCACGACGACGACGATGCTGTTCGGCGCAGGGGCAGGCCAGGCGGACGCCGTCGAGCGGGTCCGGGTGGCGGACGGCGTGACGATCGCGCCGGGCATCACCTACCAGTCCTTCTCGGTGACCGCGTCGCACGGCACGGTCACCGGCCATGTGGTCACCGCCGATCTGCGCGACCGCCATGTCTCGGTGGGCCTGCTCTCACCGGGGAAGGTCGCCTCCCGCGCCAAGCTGTCCCAACTGGCCGCGGCACAGGGCGCGGTGGCCGGTGTCAACGCCGACTTCTTCAACATCGACGAGACGCAGCACCCTGGCGTCCAGGCGACCGGCTCCGCGGTCGGACCGGCGATCTCCGACGGTGTGGCGCTCAAGGCGGCCGTACCGAACGGTCAGCGCTTCGGGCCGGGTCTGCCCCCCGGGACGTCGACCCGCGATGTCATCGGCGTCGGCTACAACCACAAGGCGCGGCTGGACGAGCTCACCCTCGACGGCACGGTACGGGCCCAGAAGGGCAAGCGGTTCGACCTCGAGGGGCTGAACCAGTACGCGATCCCCGAAGGCGGGATCGGTGCCTTCGACTCGCGGTGGGGAGACGTGTCGCGCCGGCGCGCCGTGTGCGGCACCGACACCCTGCGCGCTGCCGCCTGCACCACGGACGCCTATGAGGTGACCGTGCGGGACGGCCGGGTGGTCTCCGGGTCCGACACGATCGGCGCCGGCGCCATCGAACCCGGCACGGTGGTCCTGGTCGGCCGCGAGGGCGGGGCGGCGGCACTCCGTACGCTCCGGGTGGGCGAGCGCGTCCACGTCTCCGACAAGCTGCGGAGCACCAGCGGCAAGCGGCTGAAGTTCGCCGTCGGCGGGTACCCCGTCCTGCGCGACGGCGCGCCGCTGCCCGGCCTGGACGACAAGGCCGTGGCGACCAGGACCGGAGCCGCCATCGGCGACAACGGCCGGTTGCTCCACCTCCTGGTGCTGGACGGCAGCGCGGAGGCGGGCGCCGGACTGACGGTCGCCGAACTGGCCGGAGTCTTCCAGGCCGTGGGCGCCGAAGACGGCGTGAACCTGGACGGCGGCGGCTCCTCCACCCTCGTGACCCGTGACCCCGTGTCCGGCGCGCCGGTCGTCCGGAACCATCCCACGGGCGGCGCCGAGCGCGCGATTCCCGAAGGCATCGGGCTGTTCTCGCGCGACTGA
- a CDS encoding SDR family oxidoreductase: protein MTDRALTGKVALITGGSRGIGAATAVRLAREGADVGISYQASAEKAQEVVKAIEAHGVRGAAFAADQSDSEQAAHLVDLVMNSFGRLDILVNNAGVFVTGQVDAEGIDVDSFDRQFAINVQGLVATTRAAVRVMGEGGRIVSMSSTAADRAPFQGLGDYAATKAAVDAYTRGWSRDLGPRGITVNSVQVGSVGTDMNSDTGPFADIQRSMNALGRFGRPEEVAGAISFLVGPDATFVTGAMLLVDGGFSA from the coding sequence ATGACCGACAGAGCACTGACCGGCAAGGTCGCGCTGATCACGGGCGGATCCCGCGGTATCGGCGCCGCGACGGCCGTCCGGCTCGCCCGTGAGGGCGCCGACGTCGGCATCAGCTACCAGGCGTCGGCCGAGAAGGCCCAGGAGGTGGTGAAGGCGATCGAGGCGCACGGAGTGCGCGGCGCCGCCTTCGCCGCGGACCAGTCCGATTCCGAACAGGCCGCGCACCTGGTCGACTTGGTGATGAACTCGTTCGGCCGCCTCGACATCCTCGTCAACAACGCCGGCGTGTTCGTGACCGGCCAGGTGGACGCCGAGGGCATCGACGTGGACTCCTTCGACCGCCAGTTCGCCATCAACGTCCAGGGCCTCGTCGCCACCACACGCGCCGCGGTCCGGGTGATGGGCGAAGGCGGCCGGATCGTCTCCATGAGTTCGACGGCCGCCGACCGCGCGCCCTTCCAGGGACTCGGCGACTACGCGGCGACGAAGGCCGCCGTGGACGCTTACACCCGCGGCTGGTCCAGGGACCTCGGCCCTCGGGGGATCACCGTCAACTCCGTGCAGGTCGGTTCGGTCGGCACCGACATGAACTCCGACACCGGACCGTTCGCCGACATCCAGCGCTCCATGAACGCGCTCGGCCGCTTCGGACGGCCCGAGGAGGTCGCGGGGGCGATCTCCTTCCTCGTCGGCCCCGACGCCACCTTCGTCACGGGCGCGATGCTGCTCGTCGACGGCGGCTTCTCGGCATGA
- a CDS encoding TetR/AcrR family transcriptional regulator has protein sequence MARGRPRQFEVDEVLQAALNVFWAKGYEGTTMADLTEATGLKPGSIYAAFGSKAGLFKQVVDRYVATVFSYGPDGLEADSVREVIRRWLTGAAESATGEATPAGCLLVQGALATSDESREVAEDLCARRKAAQVMLAERLAVAQASGELPAGVDGRVAARYVVALAEGIAVEAASGADRGTLLSLVDLAMRRLPWEA, from the coding sequence ATGGCCAGGGGGCGACCCCGCCAGTTCGAAGTCGACGAGGTCCTGCAGGCGGCGCTGAACGTCTTCTGGGCCAAGGGCTACGAAGGCACGACCATGGCCGACCTCACCGAAGCGACCGGCCTGAAGCCGGGCAGCATCTATGCCGCCTTCGGGTCGAAGGCCGGACTGTTCAAGCAGGTCGTCGACCGGTACGTCGCCACCGTCTTCTCCTACGGCCCGGACGGCCTCGAGGCGGACAGCGTCCGGGAGGTCATCCGCCGCTGGCTCACCGGAGCCGCGGAGAGCGCCACCGGAGAGGCCACTCCGGCCGGCTGCCTGCTGGTGCAGGGGGCGCTCGCCACCAGTGACGAGTCCCGCGAGGTCGCCGAGGACCTCTGCGCCCGCCGCAAGGCCGCCCAGGTCATGCTCGCCGAACGCCTCGCCGTGGCCCAGGCGAGCGGAGAGCTTCCCGCGGGCGTCGACGGCCGCGTCGCCGCACGGTACGTGGTCGCCCTCGCCGAAGGCATCGCCGTCGAGGCGGCATCCGGCGCCGACCGCGGAACGCTGTTGAGCCTCGTCGACCTGGCGATGCGCCGGCTGCCCTGGGAGGCATGA
- a CDS encoding DUF6210 family protein: protein MTDAGGGKRHIFLDPLDTGSGQGWVFVIVAAPTGVVYQNQGGGYGCIQYEQEGFLIPVFGRGLDDELKEIFVGELQGTGARGLDWPADLLDRLRAAVAFHVFGSANRDDVFPAPLMLDESRLSEVDEAWVPVVTPDGPGVLVWENSD from the coding sequence ATGACCGATGCAGGTGGTGGCAAGCGGCACATCTTCCTTGACCCTCTTGACACGGGTTCCGGTCAGGGCTGGGTCTTCGTCATCGTGGCGGCACCTACCGGCGTGGTCTACCAGAACCAGGGTGGGGGGTACGGCTGCATCCAGTACGAGCAAGAAGGTTTCCTGATCCCGGTCTTCGGGCGGGGGCTGGACGACGAGCTGAAGGAGATCTTCGTCGGGGAGCTGCAGGGAACCGGTGCCAGAGGGCTGGACTGGCCGGCGGACCTGCTCGATCGGCTGAGGGCAGCGGTCGCCTTCCACGTCTTCGGCTCCGCGAACCGGGACGACGTCTTCCCTGCGCCGCTGATGCTCGACGAATCCCGGCTCTCCGAGGTGGACGAGGCGTGGGTTCCGGTCGTGACACCGGATGGCCCCGGGGTACTCGTGTGGGAGAACTCCGATTAG
- a CDS encoding DUF6210 family protein: protein MTLKTGAMSSRRFAFLAPDGTTEEPHPLRLDESRIREADEAWVPVITPDGPAVLVWFNSD, encoded by the coding sequence GTGACCCTGAAGACCGGGGCCATGAGTTCCCGGCGCTTCGCCTTCCTCGCTCCCGACGGCACCACGGAGGAGCCGCATCCCCTGCGGCTGGACGAGAGCCGGATCCGTGAGGCCGACGAGGCCTGGGTACCGGTGATCACACCGGACGGCCCCGCGGTGCTGGTGTGGTTCAACTCGGACTGA
- a CDS encoding NADPH-dependent F420 reductase, with translation MPGTDQPQRAAVTMRIGFIGAGAIAQASATAFLRGGHEVVFSNSRGPGSLSSLVEHFGPRSSAGTVAEAAQHDVVLLSVPWRSIPGAVAGLGPWNDRIVIDTNNPLQAPDFVPADLHGSTSSEVVQDLLPGARVVKTLNTWRPALLAADPHREGGRRVQFVSGDAPEARAVVSRLLESAGFAVIDLGGLARGGALQQFPGGPLPTLDLVRF, from the coding sequence ATCCCAGGGACCGACCAACCACAGAGAGCAGCAGTCACCATGCGCATCGGATTCATCGGCGCGGGCGCCATCGCCCAAGCGTCCGCCACCGCCTTCCTCCGCGGTGGCCACGAGGTGGTCTTCAGCAACAGCAGGGGGCCCGGGTCCCTCTCGTCGCTCGTCGAACACTTCGGACCCCGTTCCTCGGCCGGCACCGTAGCCGAGGCCGCCCAGCACGACGTGGTGCTGCTCTCCGTCCCCTGGCGGTCCATCCCCGGGGCGGTCGCCGGGCTGGGACCGTGGAACGACCGGATCGTCATCGACACCAACAACCCCCTGCAAGCCCCCGACTTCGTACCCGCGGACCTGCACGGCAGCACGTCGAGCGAGGTGGTCCAGGACCTTCTCCCGGGTGCCCGCGTGGTGAAGACCCTCAACACCTGGCGGCCCGCGCTCCTCGCCGCGGATCCGCACCGCGAAGGCGGCCGGCGCGTCCAGTTCGTCTCCGGCGACGCACCCGAAGCCCGGGCCGTCGTCAGCCGGCTGCTGGAATCCGCCGGGTTCGCCGTGATCGACCTCGGCGGCCTCGCCAGGGGCGGCGCGCTCCAGCAGTTCCCGGGTGGACCGCTCCCCACGCTCGACCTCGTCCGGTTCTGA